The Bicyclus anynana chromosome 4, ilBicAnyn1.1, whole genome shotgun sequence genome window below encodes:
- the LOC112046608 gene encoding 1-acyl-sn-glycerol-3-phosphate acyltransferase beta-like has product MTKRFALVTKKEVLYLFPIGLTAYLMGCVFVDRKNPREAHYTLKASADELFKNKYKIGMYPEGTRNTSHKILPFKKGAFALAIACQVPIIPIVNSPYYFLDSEKRIFRKGQVITQCLEPVSTEGLTMDDLPELMDSIQKMMQETFDALGKEIAERNHKNIYTIF; this is encoded by the exons ATGACAAAGAGGTTTGCGCTTGTAACCAAAAAAGAAGTATTGTACTTGTTTCCAATAGGTTTGACTGCTTACCTAATGGGATGCGTGTTCGTTGATAGGAAAAATCCTAGAGAAGCTCACTATACACTGAAAGCCTCAGCTGATGAGTTGTTTAAAAACAAG TACAAAATTGGGATGTATCCCGAAGGAACAAGGAACACATCTCACAAAATATTGCCTTTCAAGAAAGGCGCTTTCGCCTTGGCCATCGCTTGTCAAGTTCCTATTATACCAATCGTTAATTCACCTTACTATTTTTTGGACTCGGAAAAACGCATTTTTAGGAAAG gtcaAGTAATAACTCAATGTCTAGAACCCGTATCTACTGAGGGGTTGACGATGGATGATTTGCCAGAGTTAATGGATAGCATTCAAAAAATGATGCAAGAGACCTTCGATGCATTAGGCAAAGAAATAGCTGAAAGGaatcacaaaaatatatatactattttttaa